The Sorangiineae bacterium MSr11367 genome window below encodes:
- a CDS encoding carbohydrate ABC transporter permease — protein sequence MSTHRKRGERSLAGSAALHLILLTASGVAAFPVLWVLVISLRPGFAGSSEVHLLEPSSFDNYEYVIAKTKLLTWFANSISVAFFTTVFGIFLSATAGYAISRFRFPGHRSLMWTFLVTQMFPVAILIVPLYNLMNKLGWVNTHTSLVFAYCTVTVPFCTWMLKGYFDAIPAEIDEAGRVDGLTPIGTFWRLILPLARPGIAVTAFYSFLQAWGEVAYATAFITSDDKKTLAAGLQSFVTQFKQEWGYLAAASILITIPAGLVFFFAQKHLVAGLTAGGTKG from the coding sequence ATGAGCACGCATCGAAAGCGTGGAGAGCGCTCGCTCGCCGGCTCGGCAGCGCTGCACCTGATTTTGCTCACGGCAAGCGGCGTGGCCGCGTTTCCGGTGCTCTGGGTGCTCGTCATTTCGCTGCGCCCCGGGTTCGCCGGGAGCAGCGAGGTGCATCTGCTCGAGCCGTCGTCGTTCGACAATTACGAGTACGTGATTGCGAAGACGAAGCTTCTCACCTGGTTCGCCAATTCGATTTCCGTGGCCTTCTTCACCACGGTGTTCGGGATCTTCCTGTCGGCCACGGCGGGCTATGCGATTTCGCGGTTTCGCTTTCCGGGGCACCGCTCGCTGATGTGGACGTTCTTGGTCACGCAGATGTTCCCCGTCGCGATCCTCATCGTGCCGCTCTACAACTTGATGAACAAGCTCGGCTGGGTGAACACGCACACGAGCCTGGTGTTCGCCTATTGCACGGTCACCGTGCCGTTCTGCACCTGGATGCTCAAAGGCTATTTCGACGCGATCCCCGCCGAAATCGACGAAGCCGGCCGCGTCGACGGCCTGACGCCCATCGGGACCTTCTGGCGCCTCATCCTCCCCCTCGCCCGCCCCGGCATCGCCGTGACCGCGTTCTACTCCTTCCTCCAAGCCTGGGGCGAGGTCGCGTATGCGACGGCATTCATCACGAGCGACGACAAGAAGACACTCGCCGCGGGGCTGCAGAGTTTCGTGACCCAGTTCAAACAGGAATGGGGCTACCTGGCCGCCGCATCCATCTTGATCACCATCCCCGCGGGCCTCGTCTTCTTCTTCGCACAGAAGCACTTGGTGGCCGGCCTCACCGCCGGCGGCACCAAGGGGTAG
- a CDS encoding Uma2 family endonuclease has protein sequence MAMGAAEQKYVSYEEYLELERDSLVKHEWLDGIVYAMGGGSTEHSRLALNMTAALKSALAGECVVFSSDAALYVRETKFSTYPNGSVVCGPRDLHRGEKGIGEALLNPVLIVEVLSDSTEKYDRGEKFSHYLRIPTLQEYVLVSQHEPCIEVYRRPKRGHWAHETARAGETLQLHGRTIAVDDIYRE, from the coding sequence ATGGCCATGGGTGCAGCCGAGCAAAAGTACGTCAGCTACGAGGAGTATCTCGAGCTCGAGCGGGACAGCTTGGTCAAGCACGAGTGGCTCGACGGAATCGTCTACGCGATGGGCGGCGGCAGTACCGAGCACTCGCGCCTGGCACTCAACATGACAGCTGCACTCAAGAGTGCACTCGCAGGAGAGTGTGTCGTCTTCAGCTCGGACGCAGCACTCTACGTTCGAGAAACGAAGTTCTCGACCTATCCCAATGGCAGCGTCGTTTGCGGTCCCCGTGACCTGCACCGCGGCGAGAAAGGAATCGGTGAAGCCCTCCTCAATCCTGTGTTGATTGTCGAAGTGCTCTCCGATTCGACCGAGAAATATGATCGCGGAGAGAAGTTTTCACACTACCTACGAATCCCAACGCTGCAGGAATACGTGCTCGTATCGCAACACGAACCGTGCATCGAGGTGTATCGCCGACCGAAGCGTGGCCATTGGGCCCACGAGACAGCGCGCGCGGGTGAGACGCTGCAACTGCACGGACGCACGATCGCCGTCGACGACATCTACCGTGAGTAG